One window of Cohnella hashimotonis genomic DNA carries:
- a CDS encoding gamma-glutamylcyclotransferase family protein — protein sequence MPGMGKEEGLHAIFVYGSLLPGLENASLLWPFARSDPQRGSVHGRLVIADGYPALILPPPGTTSARRVRGLWTLVDRETLSRLDRLEEYFGPEEANDYERVWVRDAARDELAGWVYVWPDDRGRADALVEWWPDAQLGF from the coding sequence ATGCCGGGGATGGGAAAAGAAGAGGGGCTGCATGCGATATTTGTCTATGGATCGCTGCTGCCGGGGCTGGAGAACGCAAGCCTGCTTTGGCCCTTCGCCAGGTCCGATCCGCAGCGGGGATCGGTTCACGGAAGACTCGTGATTGCGGACGGTTATCCGGCATTGATCCTGCCTCCGCCCGGCACGACATCCGCAAGGCGCGTACGCGGCTTATGGACGCTTGTAGACCGGGAGACGCTGAGTCGGCTCGACCGGCTGGAAGAATACTTCGGCCCGGAGGAGGCGAACGACTATGAACGCGTCTGGGTGCGCGACGCCGCTCGCGACGAGCTGGCAGGCTGGGTCTACGTCTGGCCGGACGACCGTGGACGGGCCGATGCCCTGGTCGAATGGTGGCCTGACGCGCAGTTAGGTTTTTGA
- a CDS encoding aldolase catalytic domain-containing protein, whose translation MTIHSKTSHCKIVDCTVRDGGLVNNWDFSVEFVQDLYQSLNESGVEYMEIGYKNSPRLLKGADQAGPWRFLDDDFLRKVIPHKLNTKLSALVDVGRVDENDILPRSESLLDLIRVATYARDTEKAIELGTLFHERGYETTINIMALSNVMDNELNEALAMIGDSPIDVVYIVDSYGSLDPDDMRFLVEKFKRTLKHKRLGVHTHNNMQLAFANTLAAADLGVELLDASVYGMGRAAGNTPTELLLAKLTNPSYSLRPVLGMIERHMLKLREKEEWGYLIPDMITGTLDEHPRSAMGWRASAERDRFTDFYDKMTTPEIFPGK comes from the coding sequence ATGACCATTCACAGCAAAACGAGCCATTGCAAAATCGTCGATTGTACGGTACGCGACGGCGGACTCGTCAACAATTGGGATTTCAGCGTTGAATTCGTGCAGGATCTGTACCAGAGCCTGAACGAGTCCGGCGTCGAATATATGGAGATCGGCTACAAAAATTCGCCGCGCCTCCTGAAGGGCGCCGACCAAGCGGGACCTTGGCGTTTCCTGGACGACGACTTCCTGCGCAAGGTCATTCCGCACAAGCTGAATACGAAGCTGTCCGCGCTGGTGGACGTCGGCCGCGTCGACGAGAACGATATTTTGCCGCGGAGCGAGTCGCTGCTGGATCTGATCCGCGTCGCCACCTACGCGCGCGATACGGAGAAGGCGATCGAGCTCGGCACGCTGTTCCACGAGCGCGGCTACGAGACGACGATCAACATCATGGCGCTGTCCAACGTGATGGACAACGAACTGAACGAAGCGCTGGCTATGATCGGCGACAGCCCGATCGACGTCGTCTACATCGTCGACTCGTACGGCAGCCTCGATCCGGACGACATGCGTTTTCTGGTGGAGAAATTCAAGCGTACGCTGAAGCACAAGCGTCTTGGCGTGCACACGCACAACAACATGCAGCTGGCGTTCGCCAACACGCTGGCCGCCGCCGACCTCGGCGTCGAGCTGCTTGACGCATCCGTCTACGGCATGGGCCGCGCAGCCGGCAACACGCCGACCGAGCTGCTGCTCGCCAAGCTCACCAATCCGAGCTACAGCCTGCGTCCCGTGCTGGGCATGATCGAGCGCCATATGCTGAAGCTGCGGGAAAAAGAGGAGTGGGGCTACCTCATTCCGGATATGATCACCGGTACGCTCGACGAGCATCCGCGTTCGGCTATGGGCTGGCGCGCTTCGGCGGAGCGCGACCGCTTCACGGATTTCTACGACAAGATGACGACGCCCGAGATTTTCCCCGGCAAATAA
- a CDS encoding Fur family transcriptional regulator — protein MTKRNLTAPRKLVYDIVMQAHDHPTAADIIDRLKSQGQSVAYATVYNSLRYLTDEGLIHELKLEGKTSRYDGRGEDHAHIVCVSCGKVDEVMTPPPAEWLAKVAEESGYALTEEQFIFKGECPACRISKQKN, from the coding sequence ATGACCAAACGCAATCTGACGGCCCCCCGCAAGCTCGTCTACGACATCGTGATGCAGGCCCACGACCACCCGACCGCCGCCGACATCATCGATCGTCTCAAGTCGCAGGGACAGTCCGTCGCCTACGCCACCGTTTACAACTCGCTCCGCTATTTGACCGACGAAGGCCTGATTCATGAGCTCAAACTCGAGGGCAAGACGAGTCGATACGACGGCCGCGGCGAGGACCATGCGCATATCGTGTGCGTCTCCTGCGGCAAAGTCGACGAGGTGATGACGCCGCCGCCCGCAGAATGGCTCGCTAAGGTCGCAGAGGAGAGCGGATACGCGCTCACGGAAGAGCAATTTATTTTCAAAGGAGAGTGCCCCGCATGCCGGATATCCAAGCAGAAGAATTAA
- the trxB gene encoding thioredoxin-disulfide reductase — MRHTIIVGTGPAGLTAAIYLARAGLAPLVIEGPEPGGQLTTTTEVENFPGFPEGIMGPELMDNMRKQAQRFGAEFRSGWVTKADLSKRPFTLTVDGKEELQAQTVIVSTGASAKYLGIPGEKDNVGRGVSTCATCDGFFFRGKKIIVIGGGDSAMEEANFLTRFASEVVLVNRRTELRASKIMQERARENAKISWSLNRTPLEVVAGPLGVKGLRVLNNETGEEEWIEAEGVFVAIGHTPNTKFLEGQLQTDETGYILVTPGTTETNVPGVFACGDVQDSKYRQAISAAGTGCMAALDAERFLEANESPASIAAVF, encoded by the coding sequence ATGAGACATACGATTATCGTCGGCACGGGTCCTGCGGGACTGACCGCGGCCATCTATCTTGCCCGCGCGGGGCTCGCTCCGCTCGTCATCGAAGGTCCCGAGCCCGGCGGCCAACTGACGACGACGACCGAGGTCGAGAACTTCCCGGGATTCCCCGAAGGTATCATGGGCCCGGAATTGATGGATAATATGCGCAAGCAAGCGCAGCGGTTCGGCGCCGAGTTTCGCAGCGGCTGGGTGACGAAGGCGGATTTGTCCAAGCGTCCGTTCACGCTGACGGTCGACGGCAAAGAAGAACTGCAAGCGCAGACCGTTATCGTCTCCACGGGCGCGTCTGCCAAGTACCTGGGCATTCCCGGGGAAAAGGACAACGTCGGACGCGGCGTCAGCACCTGCGCGACCTGCGACGGCTTCTTTTTCAGAGGCAAGAAGATCATCGTCATCGGCGGCGGCGACTCCGCGATGGAGGAAGCGAACTTCCTGACCCGCTTCGCGTCGGAAGTCGTGCTGGTTAACCGGCGCACCGAGCTCCGCGCCTCGAAGATCATGCAGGAGCGCGCCCGCGAGAATGCGAAGATCAGCTGGAGCCTGAACCGCACGCCGCTCGAAGTCGTCGCCGGACCGCTCGGCGTGAAGGGCCTTAGGGTGCTGAACAACGAGACAGGCGAGGAAGAATGGATCGAAGCGGAGGGCGTATTCGTCGCGATCGGCCACACGCCGAACACGAAGTTTCTGGAAGGTCAGCTCCAGACGGACGAGACCGGCTATATTCTTGTCACGCCAGGCACGACCGAGACGAACGTACCGGGCGTGTTCGCTTGCGGCGACGTTCAGGACAGCAAGTACCGCCAGGCGATCAGCGCTGCGGGCACCGGTTGTATGGCCGCGCTGGACGCCGAACGGTTCCTGGAAGCGAACGAATCGCCGGCTTCCATCGCAGCCGTTTTCTAA
- a CDS encoding molybdopterin-containing oxidoreductase family protein, with the protein MNDYTAQPDGVFRSVCSLDCPDQCGLLVHKRDGVIVKVEGDPDHPVTRGAICNKVRNMASRIYDDKRLTTPLRRVGSKGEGRFVPISWDEAVAEITDRWKTLIAEFGSESILPYSFYGNMGRIGTEGMGNRFFNRMNASHLDQTICEAAGTVGYRYTMGGSYGTDPEQTVHAKLFIFWGINAVSTNMHQVTIAEQARKAGAKIVVIDVHRNRTGKWADWFMPLRPGTDTALALGIMHVLFAEGMTDEAFLREYTVGHEELRAHAAAYDPATVSGITGVPESDILELARLYGRTSPSFIRIGNGIQHHDNGGMNVRAIACLPALTGQWLVPGGGAIKGNGGYVRHNAKALERPELRGGRQARRINMNRIGGALLELERPISSLYVYNSNPAVVAPESNKVRKGLAREDLFTVVHDLFLTETAKYADIVLPATSAFENTDLYHSYWHHYVQIQQPVVAPYGESKSNNEVFRMLAASMGYSEDAFNDDDAELIRQAVDFPGNSAYDPVTYEALVENKFVRANVKPLFPGRLSTPSGKIELYSQAMERHGLPPLPTYSPLAETGDNAFPFAFIPAPNHNFLNSTFSNNDKHVRMEKVPKLHMNAADAESLDIGEGDEVRIWNERGEAWLIASIGEDVLPGIVVSQGLWADKSEGRNATVNALTPDRLSDMGGGAVFFSGRVAVAKASVSVDAVGSAT; encoded by the coding sequence ATGAACGACTATACTGCGCAGCCGGACGGCGTGTTCCGTTCGGTCTGCTCGCTTGATTGTCCGGACCAATGCGGCTTGCTCGTGCACAAGCGGGACGGCGTTATCGTCAAGGTCGAGGGAGACCCCGATCACCCGGTCACCCGCGGCGCGATCTGCAATAAGGTACGCAATATGGCGTCCCGCATTTATGACGACAAACGGCTGACGACGCCCCTTAGGCGTGTCGGTTCCAAGGGCGAGGGGAGATTCGTGCCGATCTCCTGGGACGAAGCGGTCGCAGAGATTACAGATCGGTGGAAAACGCTGATCGCGGAATTCGGTTCTGAAAGTATACTTCCGTATAGTTTTTACGGAAACATGGGCCGGATCGGGACGGAGGGGATGGGGAACCGTTTTTTTAACCGGATGAACGCTTCCCATCTCGACCAGACCATCTGCGAGGCGGCAGGCACGGTCGGTTATCGGTATACGATGGGCGGCAGCTACGGCACCGATCCGGAGCAGACGGTTCATGCCAAGCTGTTCATCTTCTGGGGTATCAACGCGGTAAGCACCAACATGCATCAGGTCACGATCGCGGAGCAGGCCCGCAAGGCCGGCGCCAAGATCGTAGTCATCGACGTCCACCGCAACCGGACCGGCAAGTGGGCGGATTGGTTCATGCCGCTGCGTCCGGGTACGGACACGGCGCTTGCGCTTGGCATCATGCACGTCCTGTTCGCGGAAGGCATGACGGACGAAGCCTTTTTGCGCGAGTATACGGTCGGTCACGAGGAACTGCGGGCGCATGCGGCAGCATACGATCCAGCCACCGTGTCGGGCATCACCGGCGTACCCGAGTCGGACATCTTGGAGCTCGCCCGGCTATATGGACGGACGTCGCCCTCGTTCATTCGGATCGGCAACGGCATCCAGCATCACGACAACGGCGGCATGAACGTGCGTGCGATCGCCTGCCTGCCGGCGCTGACGGGACAATGGCTCGTGCCGGGCGGCGGCGCGATCAAGGGCAACGGAGGATACGTCAGGCACAACGCCAAGGCGCTCGAGCGTCCGGAGCTGCGCGGCGGGCGGCAGGCGCGGCGCATCAATATGAACCGGATCGGCGGCGCACTGCTGGAGCTGGAGCGACCGATCTCATCGCTTTATGTCTACAACAGCAATCCGGCAGTCGTCGCGCCGGAGTCGAACAAAGTCCGGAAGGGACTTGCCCGTGAGGATCTTTTTACCGTCGTGCACGACCTGTTCCTGACCGAGACCGCCAAGTACGCGGATATCGTGCTTCCGGCGACGTCCGCCTTCGAGAATACGGACCTGTACCATTCGTACTGGCATCATTACGTGCAGATCCAGCAGCCGGTGGTGGCTCCATACGGGGAGAGCAAATCGAACAACGAGGTGTTCCGAATGCTCGCCGCGTCAATGGGTTATTCCGAGGACGCGTTCAACGACGACGATGCGGAGCTGATTCGACAGGCTGTCGATTTCCCGGGCAATTCCGCTTACGACCCTGTCACTTACGAGGCGTTGGTCGAAAACAAATTCGTGCGCGCGAACGTGAAGCCGTTGTTCCCGGGCCGGTTGTCGACGCCCAGCGGCAAGATCGAGCTGTATTCCCAGGCGATGGAGCGTCATGGCTTGCCGCCGCTGCCGACGTATTCTCCGTTGGCGGAGACGGGGGACAATGCTTTCCCATTTGCCTTCATTCCGGCGCCGAACCATAACTTTTTGAACTCGACGTTCTCCAACAACGACAAGCATGTCCGCATGGAAAAGGTGCCGAAGCTGCACATGAACGCGGCGGACGCGGAATCCCTGGACATCGGCGAAGGGGACGAGGTACGCATCTGGAACGAGCGCGGCGAGGCTTGGCTGATCGCGTCGATCGGCGAGGACGTGCTGCCCGGCATCGTCGTAAGCCAGGGACTGTGGGCGGACAAGAGCGAGGGCCGCAATGCGACGGTCAATGCGCTTACGCCGGACCGCCTGTCCGACATGGGGGGCGGCGCCGTGTTTTTCTCAGGCCGGGTAGCGGTTGCGAAGGCGTCCGTATCTGTCGATGCGGTCGGCAGCGCGACCTGA
- a CDS encoding winged helix-turn-helix transcriptional regulator: MPDIQAEELMGAYCDTTRRIVVVSAYPARLQPLLAELTTRCYDVLVFRHGQEALLSSLQIDLLIADRSVAGQDPLSGMSELKTPALYLVEPTALQADLKAPDPASNANEAWPGDVGTLLSRIEDMAGKSAPIAGPDEAIFKDIRMDLRRVTVQRDGRRIELTKTEFDILRALLMAGGGVLSRQDLMEKLWGEGYFGGSNSIDVHIKSLRKKLGDDPKNPLYIVTVRGVGYRTAD; encoded by the coding sequence ATGCCGGATATCCAAGCAGAAGAATTAATGGGCGCGTACTGCGACACGACGCGCAGGATCGTCGTCGTCAGCGCGTACCCGGCGCGGCTGCAGCCGCTGCTTGCGGAATTGACGACACGCTGCTATGACGTGCTCGTCTTCCGTCACGGGCAGGAGGCGCTGCTCTCGAGCCTTCAGATCGATCTGCTGATCGCGGACCGATCGGTCGCAGGGCAGGACCCGCTAAGCGGAATGTCAGAGCTTAAGACGCCTGCACTCTATCTCGTGGAGCCGACCGCGCTGCAGGCTGACCTTAAAGCTCCCGATCCGGCTTCCAACGCAAACGAAGCCTGGCCGGGCGATGTCGGCACGCTGCTTTCCCGAATCGAGGATATGGCCGGCAAGAGCGCCCCGATAGCCGGCCCGGATGAAGCGATATTTAAGGACATCCGTATGGACCTCCGGCGCGTCACCGTCCAGCGGGACGGACGGCGGATCGAGCTGACCAAGACGGAGTTCGATATTTTGCGGGCTTTGCTAATGGCCGGCGGCGGCGTGTTGTCTCGCCAGGACCTGATGGAAAAGCTGTGGGGAGAAGGCTACTTCGGCGGCAGCAATTCGATCGATGTCCATATCAAAAGCTTGCGCAAAAAGCTCGGCGACGACCCGAAAAATCCACTTTATATCGTAACCGTTCGCGGCGTGGGCTACCGGACGGCCGACTAG
- the nfsA gene encoding oxygen-insensitive NADPH nitroreductase, giving the protein MNEVVVKLMQHRSVRSFDPAPIPEAHLREIVAAGQMASTSSNVQAYSVVAVTDPALKRELSVLTGNQAYVETCPAFLVWCADLNRLSSAAAAHIEPGDETYADSAESFIVATVDASLAAQNAAAAAESMGYGICYIGGIRNRIEEVSSLLGIPSLAYPVFGMCVGLPDQPGGQRPRLPVEAVLHWNRYNAEQGLGPVGEYDETMTRYLQMRTEGRKSTPWTKIMAEWLTRPNRLEMMEYLKKRGFLRR; this is encoded by the coding sequence ATGAACGAGGTCGTCGTAAAGCTCATGCAGCACCGCTCCGTACGATCCTTTGATCCGGCGCCGATTCCCGAAGCGCATCTGCGCGAGATCGTTGCGGCCGGCCAAATGGCATCGACTTCGAGCAATGTGCAGGCTTACAGCGTCGTCGCGGTCACGGACCCGGCGCTTAAGCGGGAATTGTCCGTCCTGACGGGGAATCAGGCTTATGTCGAGACCTGCCCGGCGTTTCTCGTCTGGTGCGCGGATTTGAATCGTCTCTCCAGCGCCGCAGCGGCGCATATCGAACCGGGCGACGAGACTTATGCGGATTCCGCGGAAAGTTTTATCGTCGCGACGGTGGACGCTTCGCTGGCCGCGCAGAACGCGGCGGCTGCCGCAGAATCGATGGGCTACGGCATTTGTTATATTGGGGGCATCCGCAACCGAATCGAGGAGGTATCGTCGCTTCTCGGCATTCCGAGTCTGGCATACCCGGTGTTCGGCATGTGCGTGGGGCTGCCGGACCAACCTGGTGGACAGCGCCCGCGCCTGCCCGTCGAAGCGGTGCTTCACTGGAATCGGTATAACGCTGAACAAGGGCTCGGCCCCGTCGGCGAGTACGACGAAACGATGACCCGATATTTGCAGATGAGAACGGAAGGCCGTAAAAGTACGCCGTGGACGAAAATCATGGCGGAATGGCTGACGAGGCCTAATCGCCTGGAAATGATGGAATACTTAAAGAAGCGGGGCTTCCTGCGGCGCTGA
- a CDS encoding peroxiredoxin, giving the protein MTTIANPYPFAKVGLPAPTFNLLSTKNLDSLEEKVSLEDYRGKWLVFFFWPFDFTFVCPTEIRGFSDSYDEFKALNCEVLGASVDSIYTHKAWIDTPVDQNGIGAIKFPIVSDFTKETAHAYGILDDASGAAHRGLFIVDPEGVLRYQVVTDMNVGRSVDETLRILQALQSGGLCPVNWKPGQKTLG; this is encoded by the coding sequence ATGACGACCATCGCCAATCCGTATCCGTTCGCCAAAGTCGGCCTTCCCGCCCCAACGTTCAACCTGCTGTCCACGAAAAATCTCGATTCGCTAGAGGAGAAGGTGTCGCTTGAAGATTATCGCGGCAAATGGCTCGTGTTCTTCTTCTGGCCGTTCGACTTCACCTTCGTCTGCCCGACCGAGATTCGCGGCTTCAGCGACAGCTACGACGAATTCAAAGCGCTGAATTGCGAGGTGCTGGGCGCGTCGGTGGACAGTATCTATACGCACAAAGCCTGGATCGATACGCCGGTCGACCAGAACGGCATCGGCGCGATCAAGTTCCCGATCGTGTCCGACTTCACCAAGGAAACGGCGCATGCCTACGGCATTCTCGACGATGCGTCCGGCGCCGCCCACCGCGGTCTCTTCATCGTCGATCCCGAAGGCGTGCTGCGTTACCAGGTCGTGACCGACATGAACGTCGGCCGCAGCGTGGACGAGACGCTTCGCATCTTGCAGGCGCTCCAATCCGGCGGCCTGTGTCCGGTGAACTGGAAGCCGGGGCAAAAGACGCTTGGCTGA
- the ssuE gene encoding NADPH-dependent FMN reductase — MSKIVILQGSPTAKSRLNGVLDRVRSQIEESGAEVSVINVRDLPAEDLLHARFDSQAIAEANALVADADAVVIASPVYKASFTGILKAYLDLLPQKGLENKIVLPLVVGGTIAHLLAIDYAFKPVLSVLGARNILTGVFVLDTQVTWGDDGQARIEEDIAGRIDAATSLLVQEARWQTSRAQG, encoded by the coding sequence ATGTCCAAGATCGTCATTTTGCAAGGCAGCCCGACAGCTAAATCCCGATTGAACGGCGTGCTGGATCGCGTGCGCAGCCAGATCGAAGAGAGCGGCGCCGAAGTGTCTGTGATCAACGTTCGCGATTTGCCCGCGGAGGACCTGCTCCATGCCCGGTTCGACAGCCAGGCAATCGCGGAGGCCAACGCGCTGGTAGCGGACGCGGACGCCGTCGTCATCGCTTCTCCCGTATACAAGGCATCCTTCACCGGGATTCTGAAGGCTTACCTCGACCTGCTGCCGCAGAAGGGTCTGGAAAATAAAATCGTGCTGCCGCTCGTCGTCGGCGGAACGATCGCGCATTTGCTGGCGATCGACTACGCTTTCAAGCCGGTCCTGTCCGTACTTGGCGCCCGCAACATCCTGACCGGCGTCTTCGTGCTGGATACGCAGGTGACCTGGGGCGACGACGGCCAAGCGCGGATCGAAGAGGATATCGCAGGCCGCATCGATGCGGCGACTTCGCTGCTCGTGCAGGAAGCGCGCTGGCAAACCTCGCGGGCGCAGGGCTAA